In Vibrio lentus, a single genomic region encodes these proteins:
- the nadC gene encoding carboxylating nicotinate-nucleotide diphosphorylase has protein sequence MKNTHNSHQRLDYLKEQLPLEITRSVAETIKEDLGGTLDPAADITASLIPADAINSATIITREHGVFCGKAWADEVFKQLGGEVTIEWNVEDGDKVEPNQTLCSLTGPARALLTGERNAMNFIQTLSGCATTTAIYADKVKHTECRLLDTRKTIPGLRSALKYAVACGGGFNHRIGVFDAYLIKENHIIACGGIEKAISTAKELNPGKPVEVETESLAELEQAISAGADIIMLDNFTTDMMREAVKINAGRAALENSGNVTLDTIAEFAETGVDYISVGALTKHLKAMDLSMRFKA, from the coding sequence ATGAAAAACACACATAACAGCCACCAACGCCTTGATTACTTAAAAGAGCAACTGCCGCTAGAGATCACTCGCTCAGTGGCTGAGACCATCAAAGAAGATCTAGGCGGAACGTTAGATCCAGCGGCTGATATCACGGCAAGTCTAATTCCCGCAGACGCAATCAACAGCGCAACCATCATTACGCGTGAGCACGGTGTGTTCTGTGGTAAAGCTTGGGCTGATGAAGTGTTTAAGCAGTTGGGCGGAGAAGTGACTATCGAGTGGAACGTAGAAGATGGCGACAAAGTTGAACCAAACCAAACGCTTTGTAGCTTAACTGGCCCAGCACGTGCACTATTAACTGGCGAGCGTAATGCAATGAACTTCATTCAAACGCTATCTGGCTGTGCGACTACAACAGCAATCTACGCAGACAAAGTTAAGCACACAGAATGCCGCCTATTAGACACTCGTAAAACAATTCCAGGCCTTCGCAGCGCACTAAAATACGCTGTTGCTTGTGGTGGCGGTTTCAACCACCGTATTGGCGTTTTTGATGCTTACCTAATTAAAGAAAACCACATCATTGCATGTGGTGGCATTGAGAAAGCTATCTCTACAGCAAAAGAGCTGAACCCAGGTAAACCTGTAGAAGTAGAAACAGAGAGCCTAGCAGAGCTAGAGCAAGCCATCAGCGCTGGCGCAGACATCATCATGCTAGACAACTTCACCACAGACATGATGCGTGAAGCCGTGAAAATCAACGCCGGTCGTGCTGCATTAGAAAACTCAGGTAATGTCACTCTAGACACTATCGCAGAGTTCGCTGAAACGGGTGTTGATTACATCTCTGTTGGTGCACTCACTAAGCACTTAAAAGCGATGGATTTATCAATGAGATTCAAAGCTTAA